The proteins below are encoded in one region of Acidimicrobiales bacterium:
- the fabI gene encoding enoyl-ACP reductase FabI, producing MLLEGKKLLVTGVLTETSIAYSVARLAQEQGAEIVLTSFGRPMSLTRRAARRLPAEPDVLELDVTLPEHLARLTGDLEQRWGRLDGVVHAIGFAPEACLGGDFLKAGWADVSTALHVSAYSLKALAEAALPLMKGAGGSIVALDFDATRAWPGYDWMGVAKAALESTARYLARDLGPAGIRVNLVCAGPIRTVAARSIPGFSTFEEAWAGRAPLGWDTGDAEPVSKAVVALLSDWFPATTGAMVHVDGGYHAMGA from the coding sequence GTGCTGCTTGAAGGCAAGAAGCTCCTGGTCACGGGTGTGCTCACGGAGACCTCGATCGCCTACTCCGTCGCCCGGTTGGCGCAGGAGCAGGGGGCGGAGATCGTCCTGACGTCGTTCGGGCGGCCGATGAGCCTCACCCGGCGGGCGGCGCGACGGCTGCCGGCCGAGCCCGACGTGCTCGAGCTGGACGTGACCCTCCCGGAGCACCTGGCCCGACTGACCGGCGACCTCGAGCAGCGGTGGGGCAGGCTGGACGGGGTCGTCCACGCCATCGGCTTCGCCCCCGAGGCGTGCCTGGGCGGCGACTTCCTCAAGGCCGGCTGGGCCGACGTGTCGACCGCCCTGCACGTGTCCGCCTACTCCCTCAAGGCGCTGGCCGAGGCGGCCCTGCCGTTGATGAAGGGGGCCGGCGGCTCGATCGTGGCGCTCGACTTCGACGCCACCCGGGCGTGGCCCGGGTACGACTGGATGGGCGTGGCCAAGGCGGCCCTGGAGTCCACCGCCCGCTACCTCGCCCGCGACCTCGGCCCCGCCGGCATCCGGGTGAACCTGGTGTGCGCCGGCCCGATCCGCACGGTCGCCGCCCGCTCCATCCCCGGGTTCTCGACCTTCGAGGAGGCGTGGGCCGGGCGGGCGCCCCTGGGCTGGGACACCGGCGACGCCGAGCCGGTGTCCAAGGCGGTCGTGGCCCTGCTCTCCGACTGGTTCCCGGCCACCACGGGGGCGATGGTCCACGTCGACGGCGGCTACCACGCCATGGGGGCGTGA
- a CDS encoding carboxyl transferase domain-containing protein — translation MTQAFELDAPAVPPGGRVVDGLAGVALARRRASAARAEIAEVDGRSYGLFRLGGGEHRGAIGPAEGDTVSRLVTTATDLGVPVIGVVATSGADVGHGVDSLHAWGRIARAVTAASGVVPVALVVSGPCLSGPALLLGLADVVVVTDRSYAYVSGPAGVRGFTGQEVTHEALGGAAVHVTRTGVAWATARDEDEALALALDVLAYLPPNNGEEPPARRVDDPVDRDTAAAAAAVPARATASYDVRVVVEDVVDAGTFVEVRAPHAPSMVTGLATIGGMPVGVLANQPRVMAGTIDIDASRKAARFVQLCDAFNVPLLTFVDTPGFQPGKDIEWRGMIRHCAELVHAYAAATVPRVSVVLRKAYGGAYIVMDSRGLGGDVSLAWPGAEVAVMGPAGAVSILHGRTLAAVDDPEEREKQRRLLEEDYAARYCSSLVAAERGFVDDVIDPADTRRAVAAAFTALRTKRERHPRRRHSNTPL, via the coding sequence GTGACCCAGGCGTTCGAGCTCGACGCCCCGGCGGTGCCGCCGGGGGGTCGGGTGGTGGACGGCCTGGCCGGCGTGGCGCTGGCCCGCCGGAGGGCGTCGGCCGCCCGGGCCGAGATCGCCGAGGTCGACGGCCGCTCGTACGGGCTGTTCCGCCTCGGTGGCGGCGAGCACCGGGGGGCCATCGGGCCGGCCGAGGGCGACACCGTCAGCCGCCTGGTCACCACCGCCACCGACCTCGGCGTGCCCGTGATCGGCGTGGTCGCCACGTCCGGCGCCGACGTCGGCCACGGCGTCGACTCCCTCCACGCCTGGGGCCGGATCGCCCGCGCCGTCACCGCCGCCTCGGGCGTCGTCCCCGTCGCCCTGGTGGTGAGCGGCCCGTGCCTGTCGGGGCCCGCCCTGCTGCTCGGCCTGGCCGACGTGGTGGTCGTCACCGACCGGTCGTACGCCTACGTGAGCGGCCCGGCCGGGGTCCGAGGCTTCACCGGCCAGGAGGTCACCCACGAGGCGCTGGGTGGCGCCGCCGTGCACGTCACCCGCACCGGCGTGGCGTGGGCCACGGCCCGCGACGAGGACGAGGCGCTGGCCCTGGCGCTGGACGTGCTCGCCTACCTGCCGCCCAACAACGGCGAGGAGCCGCCCGCCCGCCGGGTCGACGACCCCGTGGACCGGGACACGGCCGCCGCGGCGGCCGCCGTGCCCGCCCGCGCCACCGCGTCCTACGACGTGCGGGTGGTCGTGGAGGACGTGGTCGACGCCGGGACCTTCGTCGAGGTGAGGGCGCCCCACGCCCCGAGCATGGTGACCGGCCTCGCCACCATCGGCGGCATGCCCGTCGGCGTCCTGGCCAACCAGCCGCGGGTGATGGCGGGCACCATCGACATCGACGCCTCCCGCAAGGCCGCCCGGTTCGTGCAGCTGTGCGACGCGTTCAACGTCCCGCTGCTCACCTTCGTGGACACGCCCGGGTTCCAGCCCGGCAAGGACATCGAGTGGCGGGGGATGATCCGCCACTGCGCCGAGCTGGTGCACGCCTACGCCGCCGCCACCGTGCCCCGGGTGTCGGTGGTCCTGCGCAAGGCGTACGGCGGGGCCTACATCGTGATGGACTCGCGCGGCCTGGGCGGCGACGTGAGCCTGGCGTGGCCGGGTGCCGAGGTCGCCGTCATGGGGCCGGCAGGCGCCGTGAGCATCCTGCACGGCCGGACGCTGGCCGCCGTCGACGACCCCGAGGAGCGGGAGAAGCAGCGCCGGCTCCTGGAGGAGGACTACGCGGCCCGCTACTGCTCGTCGCTGGTGGCGGCCGAGCGGGGCTTCGTGGACGACGTCATCGACCCCGCCGACACCCGCCGCGCCGTCGCCGCCGCGTTCACCGCCCTGCGCACCAAACGCGAACGCCACCCCCGCCGCCGCCACTCGAACACGCCGCTGTGA